The stretch of DNA ttcattttcttcCCATTGAATCCAAGCGGAAGAGTGTCTGAGTGATCAAGCTGTTTCCTGCACACTGTAGATGTTTATTCTGTGTCTGGGTGTTTGTCAGCACATCATTTAGAAACAGGAGAGCAATGAATCGACTTAAAGCCTTTATATTGGATGTGAATGAACCGATTCATTCACTGATACCTGCCATTTTCAGGCTCCGTCTGCACCAACACCAGCGGGACAAAAGCATGAAAACAAGAATGATGACTCTCTTAACTATGCTTCTCTACACTTTGAGAAAAAGAAGTGAGAATTTGGTTTTCGCATTTATTTGTTTAGATGAGTATGTCTAGATGTGATTTTTTTATGATGATGTGCTTTTCTAGGAAACCTAACAAGGATCCTGAGTGCTCCAGAGTCCGCAACTCAAAGTCCTCAGAAGACGATGTTGTGTACTCTAAAGTGTGCAAACCAAAAGACGTAAGATACTTCAAACGAGCATGATTTATATTCAGTTGCTGCAATGATGGGCGTAAAAAAAAATGTGTGTTCTCTGTAATTACATCCAACCCGatttcagtaaatgtgtttttgtcTTCCTCTTTCTTTAGATGGAACAAGAGGACTATGAGAATGTGAGTCCATTTAAGGTCAAACCTAAAAATGATTATGACTCAGACACAAGTGAAGAGGAAGTGGAGGTTCACTACACTCAAGTGAATTTTAAggcaaagcctggccaccagaaaACCACCAACCACTCCAGCAGCTCTGAGGACGGTATTCAGTACTCTCAGGTTAAATTATGAGCTCAGATGAACTCTTCCTAATGGAAACACCCTTTTTAACAAAGAACATGTCTGTTTAATTGTGGAGTTGTACAATTAGTTTTAGTACTGAGAATTTATTTTCCTCCAAAAGTTCATTTTAGTGCAAGAAAAATGATGAAAGTTAAGAATTAACCTAGCAGCTGTCTTTTTAAAGCCGGAGCGAGAAACCTTTTTGTTATTTTTCAAATAtgacacccatcttggcttgcaacaGGGAATGCTGTGTTGAtttagcttccaggagagagcagagcacgtctcggttagtagaagctaaccgttagcattagcaactccacaacatggcagaattccttcaggcttctgttatttgtggagcaAAAACAACAATGTTGTAAAGCAAACAGTCAGTCGTAGAGTCACATTTctgccagccaatcagaggcaagatgtctgactaccaggaaataagattctGCATCCTGCTGTGTTTTGCTTGCCAATCTTTTGGCTCACTTTGAGTTTCTGAAACAGTTTCTTTTGCtctcagagatcaactcacaaggtattcatttatactagaaactagggatgtcccgatccgatcacatggttGGAAATCGGCcttgatcacgtggtttcagactcaatcgggactcgggctttacttcccgatccaaaccCCGATTCGGAGTTGgacactgggttcaaattacaggagagcaaactggttctccttaaaggttgtcaggctcccctgatgcccttaacttaaacacccagaagaagctcaaaagagatccagtttctacctatattatattatttatttggACTCAGAGTAGCGGGATTGTTTTGaacagagatgcagagagcggcaggcagaccgctgattattcatgaactccagctgctttctgcacacggccacagtaacattttctaagtttctaagtggcgtcaccaaaaatatataattaacacacagtcattcgtgtccgttcattttctctctggtaagttctgtctgtatttgagcatgacgtgtggacgcgctcgcgctgcagcgctcgtcactgatgCAGCCGGGCAGCGTGGcccacactccgctttttttgcggtcaatagatcagtttgatctgctagttaaaaagttacttgtgaggtgaaaaagaaggaagcaggcagtttttctggaggactgggagatgcaggaagatcagagacagacaggacaggaagataggaaaataaaaaccaagaaaacaaaacaaagttcttaaaaaaataaaatctaggtagatttatcccactacacgtttgtacctgtataaagcaataatttatcagcatgcagtatttatatagttgatacaattcagatcatctgcaAAACTCCGTCTCATGCCCAGGgatgtatctaagcattttgggggccgaggcaaaatagacccctgccaggtatttgttgaagttgaagtgctatctgtttttatattagactttttatatttgcaataaagtccaaaagtgaagaatttatgttatttattacttgattgttcaagctacctcacagaattgatctgttgttaaaaattaaaataaaaaggtaattaaataaaaaaataaggaacattttggaaccgtttcttccttttcttttttttatgtatcgaaagtattgGATTGGGACtcagtatcggcagattctcaaaatcaaatgactcggactcggactcgagggcaaaaaaaaaacccgattgggacatccctactagaaaccactgcaaatgtgataaaagagtgaatttggtctttaaCGTGATGATGAGAATAATTTGATGATGCTTCATGCTAATGTGTACAAACTGCAAATGTGCTCTGTTTCACATCATTAACTGCTTTGTTCAAAGTTGTAGCTGCAGATATAAATATATCAACATCACAAAGTTATAAATAAAAAAGTGTTTTACGGAAATTCTGTGGTTTTTATTTTCATTCAACATATTTAGTACAGAGGAAGTTTTAAAGCAAAGTTAGcagaacattttaaacattaacaGTAATGTTACAGATATGATTATTCTATTCTGTAATTGTTTAgttttgtgcaatagaaaaaaacTTAAACTTCCTAAACTTAAGATGTATTAGGATGCATCCCGATCTGTACTTATGGGAAGATTTTACAGTTTAACAATTCCAGCTGAGCACCTGAAAACAGCCAAGCGGCACCAAAGTCCAGGATTTTCTATTTCTGATGCAAGTTCACCtaaatttatgtttgtgtttattaatttggcagacacttttatccaaagcgacttacaatttataacctgtagggcatgttgtgatctgtgggggaaacccatcgacatataaatactggacaattcatttccataggctccaataacacgtttttgaggccaaatgggaggtggccaccaccgccattttgaccgtgtcacaggttccgtcaagcccagacaattccacaaaagggaagagaggtggagctgagggtggggctgtaaggctgggatcaactgacaacacccggtcgaactagctacaagctaacctgaagctaacctaaagctaacgaggaggtgggagctaagctaacagaggtagcaacctagctacaaccggagttaactgtgcacaacaccagagcttctgagtcagagatacgccgggctgaccgctgggtacatggacgtaattttcactttagaagtgggggggacatgggggagggaggaggggggaggggtatctttacggtatgctctaatgggaaacagacttcaacacaaacggttgttttccgcttggtcctagagctcatccagtgttaatttaatatagtgtaatattgttttggatggtaaaaagtgcaggggtcaaaacttgactttggaaaatgtgggaggggggggggacatgtcccccctgtcccacccccccaaaattacgtccatggctgggtaaaaccgggtggaacacagaggtctcccgaaagctgctgaaagccggcagcccgcgcagcagacacaagccgcgatcagacagagatgcgccgagctgcggggaggggagaaacgggtggaaaacagaggtctcctgagagctccacaagccgatagtgggaacccagctccaccaacatgttatatttcaacccattttctaaagtgcagcattatgttaaatgcactggggtttaccctattacctttaaatttcatggttaaacagtacatgttaaaatctaagctcagctcggcagtgacctaaaatacataaatataattttacttgccgaaaaaaatgaagtggagactccttggacgctctattagtgcaattaataccacagcaagtcattttgtccaacaattgcacaaaaaatatccaaaaagaatacacaaacacagagactcaaaatccctgaacagtttccaagccagaccgaggctctactgaggcctttccacggagctagctctgtggtcacgtgggtctgatgctcattaattatacagaattttaggcttttaatacacctaaacagaagagtaagaaaaaaattcacctccctcagagttgtcatgagagtaaactagatcatttaaaccaaaaacatgctttggtaccaggctgtaaacatgcttatttctgctgtgaaattggtatttttaacatgggagtcaatgaggatttgttcgcttctgacaccagcccccagcggatgagggtggaactgcaatttttggtactctcgggttggcctcaatttttgagccgcattgtgggggcttggggaaaccggagtacccggaggaaacccacgaatgcatggggagaacacgtaactccacgcagaaaggccgcagccgagtttcgaacctgcaaccttcgtgctgcgaggcaacagtgctaacaactgtgccaccatgcagcccaaatttACTCTGTAGGGTCATCAATGCTGTGCTCTTGTTCCAAATGTGTGTCTGCAAGTTCCTCTTTTGCTTCTTTGTAGTTACCTCCTCTGCTGCAAAGGCAAATCTCAGCATACTCAGCTGTTTTTGAAGCCAGTCCTCTGATTTCCCTTTCCCTGACCTCACCCTCTGATGCGGACCGGAGTTTATCAAAGTCCACGTTCACATAGACGAGAACATCTTTGTCTTGGAACTCTTCCTCCTCGACAGTGACCTTATTTCCATTTTTCACATCCACTGGTGCAGAGTTGACCTAAAAATGACACAACAGTGAGATGGTTTTGTAACAAAAAAAGACAGGGAGAAAAATATTGTGTTAAAATGTTACGgtaactataatataatataatataatataatataatataatataatataatataatataatataatataatataatataatataatattatagtatattatattatgttatatatTATATAATTATTAATAAAGTTATGTTATGTCCAGGCCCAGGGGCACCACTCTAGCATTTATTTCTGTAGGTGGATTATGTGTCGAGGGGGCGTGGCTTATTGTGAATTTCCCCTAAGTCCCGTAAAGAGACGGTAATACACCTGTCCCACCCACACCTACCTGCCTATCAGCAGTCAAGGAACACCAACGGAAAatgctgcctgtgtgtgtgtgtgtgtgtgtgtgtgtgtgtgtgtgtgtgtgtgtgtgtgtgtgtgtgtgtgtgtgtgtgtgtgtgtgtgtgtgtgtgtgtgtgactgtcaaTAGTTATACTCACCACTTTGGTGACAACACATTCTGCGGAGCCCGTCAATTTCTTGTTAAATAAAGGGATGCCTTTTCTTTTTCTATAACAAAACAAATATAATTTAAGTTATATGCATCGTTATAAATGATTGGAATCAGTCAGAAAgctcataaaaataaaaagtgtgcctgtgtgtggaggggggggggtcttttCAAAACAGAGATATTAAGTAGCATTCCTTTTTGCTAAAAGCCAAATATAGCCAAAAACTACATAAAACATTCATACTAACTATTGGGCACGTGAGTAGAGGGTTAATGATGTGGACTGCAAGTTCTGGGCACTTTCACTGAATCgagtttaatcaatcaatcaatcaatcaatcaatcaatcaatcaatcaatcaatcaatcaatcaactttatttatatagcacttaaacctacaatacatgcaactcaaagtgcaaaTTAAAAAGGtcccacatacccacattccctcccatccccagaattttaaaaacagtcaatAAAAACCCtttcacaacactcctccaccgacatacacacacatacacacacacacactcactcacacacacacacacacacacacacacacacacacacacacacacacacacacacacacacacacacacacacacatacacacacacacacacacacacacacacgcacacacgcacacacacacacacacgaacacacacatacatacatgcccccttccccatggtaaaaaaaaaacacgattggctgagatcagatgagccagaccagctaagataaggataatgAAACGCCATAAGGGGAGCCATCCAccccaacagcagcagatccacagcagcagccgaggcaccgacactGGGCATCCAGGGCAGGAAGGGCAGAGACCCCCAACCACCACCCAGGCAcacatggaaagcacccaggccgcaaCAGCTGACCACcgccgccggggcagagggctcccacagaggaagcactggaaaaaggttaaattaaggttaaaatataaaatccaaagagctaaaatgagaattgtaatataaaaagtgatatggatattaaaataatgttgatcataaatcaaggtaaaaaaaactgtttaaaaagcacatataaagaaagaatacgttaaataaataaaataaattgatcaaataaataaataaataaactaatacaGACAACAGGAGTAGAACTCCATTTTCTATTCATGTGGAGTCtgtgtgaaaaactcagagtgaaatGGTTTCTTTGTCTATTTATGCTTGTGCAAAATTTAGTCATGCATCAAGACAATGCTCTCCAGGATCTACAACAAAAAAGGTACAAAGTGCTGCAGCTACAAAGTCCAATCTTCAGTTTGATTGAAATGCCAGAATGAACGTTTGTCAAACATGATTCTGCATCTTGATGCTCAAATAATCCCACGATAAATTGGTCAAAGGAACATGTATGTCCCAGCTAACAACACAAACTGTTTCATATGTCTGTTATTAATAGAGCTGTTTGCAGTTTGTTCTTACCTGCCAAGATATACCAATGGGATGCAAACCACCATCATCCCCAGAGCTCCAGCACCAGAACCAATCAGCAGAGACACAAAGTGGAGACCTGAAAATGTCCCAAAACCACGAGTTAGCAAAGGAGATGCGTAATATGAGAGCAGCATCCTGTAGGGTCCTACCTAGTGTATCAGAGGAGGAGACATTAAAAGCCAGACTATCAGAGCCCAGCGAGTTGCTGCTGAGACACACCAGAGTGGGCATGTCCTCATTTAGATGGTACAGGCTTATGAGACTCCTGATGGTCCCTTGTCCCATGGTCACCTCTCGGATCGGGATCTCAGCAGAGTGATTGACCGGTTCCCCAGCCAATTCCCAAACCAAGGACGGAAGTGGATTACCCTGGCTTTTGCAGTAGCATCGAAACCAGGATAAAATCTTCAAGCAGCCAGAAGAAGGTAGGATCTCTGGAGGAACTGAAACGTAGAAGATCAGCTGCCTTTTTTATTTACATGCACAGTTCTGGATTGAAAAGATGGTTAAAGTATAAAAACTATCTTACAAATGACATCAATACTCGCAGCTTCTGAGTAATCAGCACCATGGATATTAAGAGCTTCACAGTAATACTGATCCTCTGAGAGTTTAGTCACGTTGAAGGTGAAGTCTTGCTCTGATCCGACCACTTCCTTTTCCCCACCAGAAGCTCGGTACCAGGTGAAGTTTGCTGCTGGGTTGGCAGCGGTTGTGCAGGTTAGAGTCACAGAGCTCCCATCCAGAACTGGGCCAGGAGGGTCAGCTGAGAATGAGGTGTTTTTAGGAGAATCTAGAAGAAACACATTGTTCTGATATTACTTCATGGAGGAAATGTTGCAGCTATTAAGATTCAAGTTGGATTGTTTTTGGTGGAGCAGTTGAAACAGTAAGGTGGgagttttaaagaccaagttcacattAGCAGCGCTCTCTAGcatgaatgaatgtcttgtgagtcgatctcagtagaaataaagctctggcgctccggtttcaggaactagaagtgagtcagaGTAGAGGGGAGCAGAACACGGCAAGATTTGGAATAatatttcctgaaatttggaaatctcatctctgattggctaacagcaacacggctctacCATTGACtctaacattgatgttttatctccactaaaacCGCAAGCCTGAAGGAAATCAGCCATGCTGTtggtttgctaatgctaatgattagcttctaataGCCGAGACGTGTTCTTCTCTCTTCTggccgctaaatcaacaacagccctcCCCGTTATGAGCCaggacgggtgagtccatgaatgccaatGTGACGTCAAATTGACTTCTCTCATTGAAGCActtccccatctattttctgtgtgcagctaatgcaggaaataggggtataaAGCTACTCTCATGCttagcctgcatgtaaaactctTCAAAAAATAACAAAAGCAGTTTGAAAGTGAGCTTGGCTTCTAAATAGTTGGTCCTGTCTGGAACTAGTGCTTTTTCTTAAAAGCTATGAGATGAGACAAAAACTGTCTCCTATGAGACCGGCCAAACAAACATGGGTACATAAGAGCTTTGCCTCGCATGACAATCCATTACTGTCCATGTTTCAGACATTAATGGTGCCCTGTGAATAATTCTTTGGTTTGCGGGAGCACAGCTGGATGTACAGTACAGAACAGCATGCTGCTCtgttttctgttttaacttaagtgTGACTATAAGAAAACTTACACTGAACATTCAGCTGGATCTTTGCAGACGTTTCTTCTCCCAGGTCATTCCTTGCCATGCACTGATAGCTACCGCTGTAGCTGGGATCAATTCGGTCAATGGATAAGACTGGTCCAGCCTCCTGGACCACATAATCATCCTTGTACCAGGTATAGTTGGTCACTGGTGGGTTTGAACGGGTCCTACAGAGCAGGGAAACTGAGCTGCCCTCCAGAATTGGACCAGAAAGTTCAAAAACCACAGCGGTTTCCTTCGGAAAAACTAAAAAACCCAAACACACATGAGCTCACTTGTTCTGGGCAACAAAAAAGACCGTGGTTCATGTTTTTGTGTGACTCTGACTTacacagaatgtctatctgagcaATGGAGGAATTCTGGGATCCATATTTGTTACTGACTCTGCAGAAAAATTGGTTGTCAGCTTCTGTGACTTTGACTGAAAGTGTTTTCTCAGATCCAACCTCCGCTGCTTCCTCTCCATCAA from Nothobranchius furzeri strain GRZ-AD chromosome 5, NfurGRZ-RIMD1, whole genome shotgun sequence encodes:
- the LOC107379302 gene encoding myelin-associated glycoprotein isoform X3, which produces MILVGRVFYVSVLLQVSFCQEFDISTPQSVEGLSGSCVAIPCNFSVPSIWNKNLDESCRAIWRRGWRRTQVFDSGLIGENVKQNIIQGQLMGNLREGACTVIFLNLPSNSYDDYYFRLQCDNPLKYNFPAWVRVTTQVSLPRPTITPSTLQVEEGTPVTLSCSAVSPCPILPPVLTWTPGLGDSENTPTAKHVISVMNFNASYLHNGQKVSCTALYSRQAGYNNIFFEKSLTVHVFYSPQNTSVGNPGPVIEGSSVTLTCSTNANPAVDDYTWYRVDGEEAAEVGSEKTLSVKVTEADNQFFCRVSNKYGSQNSSIAQIDILFFPKETAVVFELSGPILEGSSVSLLCRTRSNPPVTNYTWYKDDYVVQEAGPVLSIDRIDPSYSGSYQCMARNDLGEETSAKIQLNVQYSPKNTSFSADPPGPVLDGSSVTLTCTTAANPAANFTWYRASGGEKEVVGSEQDFTFNVTKLSEDQYYCEALNIHGADYSEAASIDVIFPPEILPSSGCLKILSWFRCYCKSQGNPLPSLVWELAGEPVNHSAEIPIREVTMGQGTIRSLISLYHLNEDMPTLVCLSSNSLGSDSLAFNVSSSDTLGLHFVSLLIGSGAGALGMMVVCIPLVYLGSASSVGALCPGGGGQLLRPGCFPCVPGWWLGVSALPALDAQCRCLGCCCGSAAVGKKKRHPFI
- the LOC107379302 gene encoding myelin-associated glycoprotein isoform X1 encodes the protein MILVGRVFYVSVLLQVSFCQEFDISTPQSVEGLSGSCVAIPCNFSVPSIWNKNLDESCRAIWRRGWRRTQVFDSGLIGENVKQNIIQGQLMGNLREGACTVIFLNLPSNSYDDYYFRLQCDNPLKYNFPAWVRVTTQVSLPRPTITPSTLQVEEGTPVTLSCSAVSPCPILPPVLTWTPGLGDSENTPTAKHVISVMNFNASYLHNGQKVSCTALYSRQAGYNNIFFEKSLTVHVFYSPQNTSVGNPGPVIEGSSVTLTCSTNANPAVDDYTWYRVDGEEAAEVGSEKTLSVKVTEADNQFFCRVSNKYGSQNSSIAQIDILFFPKETAVVFELSGPILEGSSVSLLCRTRSNPPVTNYTWYKDDYVVQEAGPVLSIDRIDPSYSGSYQCMARNDLGEETSAKIQLNVQYSPKNTSFSADPPGPVLDGSSVTLTCTTAANPAANFTWYRASGGEKEVVGSEQDFTFNVTKLSEDQYYCEALNIHGADYSEAASIDVIFPPEILPSSGCLKILSWFRCYCKSQGNPLPSLVWELAGEPVNHSAEIPIREVTMGQGTIRSLISLYHLNEDMPTLVCLSSNSLGSDSLAFNVSSSDTLGLHFVSLLIGSGAGALGMMVVCIPLVYLGRKRKGIPLFNKKLTGSAECVVTKVVNSAPVDVKNGNKVTVEEEEFQDKDVLVYVNVDFDKLRSASEGEVREREIRGLASKTAEYAEICLCSRGGNYKEAKEELADTHLEQEHSIDDPTE
- the LOC107379302 gene encoding myelin-associated glycoprotein isoform X2; protein product: MILVGRVFYVSVLLQVSFCQEFDISTPQSVEGLSGSCVAIPCNFSVPSIWNKNLDESCRAIWRRGWRRTQVFDSGLIGENVKQNIIQGQLMGNLREGACTVIFLNLPSNSYDDYYFRLQCDNPLKYNFPAWVRVTTQVSLPRPTITPSTLQVEEGTPVTLSCSAVSPCPILPPVLTWTPGLGDSENTPTAKHVISVMNFNASYLHNGQKVSCTALYSRQAGYNNIFFEKSLTVHVFYSPQNTSVGNPGPVIEGSSVTLTCSTNANPAVDDYTWYRVDGEEAAEVGSEKTLSVKVTEADNQFFCRVSNKYGSQNSSIAQIDILFFPKETAVVFELSGPILEGSSVSLLCRTRSNPPVTNYTWYKDDYVVQEAGPVLSIDRIDPSYSGSYQCMARNDLGEETSAKIQLNVQYSPKNTSFSADPPGPVLDGSSVTLTCTTAANPAANFTWYRASGGEKEVVGSEQDFTFNVTKLSEDQYYCEALNIHGADYSEAASIDVIFPPEILPSSGCLKILSWFRCYCKSQGNPLPSLVWELAGEPVNHSAEIPIREVTMGQGTIRSLISLYHLNEDMPTLVCLSSNSLGSDSLAFNVSSSDTLGLHFVSLLIGSGAGALGMMVVCIPLVYLGSASSVGALCPGGGGQLLRPGCFPCVPGWWLGVSALPALDAQCRCLGCCCGSAAVGVDGSPYGVSLSLS